The following are encoded together in the Adhaeribacter arboris genome:
- a CDS encoding RagB/SusD family nutrient uptake outer membrane protein, whose product MFKAIEDELILSGKFEFDPNAAGAVQGSNIPVGRCAAVLLSRAEALNELNGSTQESINLINLVRARSGASLTTQDGFTKESLRDRLLQERNREFYAEMHSHQDQIRQGKFIDLAKARGKNAQPFHVLYPIPITEINANPNLKQNDGY is encoded by the coding sequence ATATTTAAAGCCATCGAGGATGAGCTGATTTTATCCGGTAAATTTGAGTTCGACCCCAACGCTGCCGGCGCGGTACAAGGCAGTAACATACCGGTAGGGCGCTGCGCCGCTGTTTTACTATCCCGCGCGGAAGCTTTGAACGAGTTAAACGGCTCTACCCAGGAAAGCATTAATTTGATTAATTTGGTTAGAGCCCGGTCCGGAGCCTCGTTGACAACACAAGATGGATTTACGAAGGAATCGCTGCGCGACCGTTTGCTGCAAGAAAGAAACCGGGAATTTTACGCCGAAATGCACAGCCACCAAGACCAAATCCGGCAAGGTAAGTTTATCGATTTAGCGAAAGCCCGCGGCAAAAACGCCCAGCCCTTTCACGTACTCTATCCCATTCCCATTACCGAAATCAACGCGAATCCGAATTTAAAACAGAACGACGGGTATTAA